A part of Streptomyces sp. DSM 40750 genomic DNA contains:
- a CDS encoding MFS transporter, whose translation MSVTAVSTAPISVSDPHPRGLRANPWLTLLAVGLGLFMVGLDGSVVSIANAEIARDLNATTAELQWVTNSYLLALAAALILGGKLGDRLGRRTVYLVGVVGFTVASVAIGLAGSIEGVIAFRAVQGLFGAMLMPNTLALLRAVFPPKKFGMAVGIWAMISSVSTALGPIVGGLLVEHVNWESVFYINAPIGVIALVFGLVVLPQSRNEAAASEKFDVPGVVLLALGLIAVVFGVVKGETWGWTSAGTLGAIVGGVVVLVLFGWYETRVAHPLLPMRLFRNPALTIGAFVTALNFFVLLGSIFFVMLYLQNVRGFTPVESGVRTLPLSLASMVASPLGAKLTEKFGPRLTMPLGMVLQAGAAFTMLAWSADSSYATLWPPFVALGLGVGIVMSASSDAIVGNAPVRDGGIAGGLQATSLQVGGALGTSVLVSLISSRVGSTLTDSLTDAGVPHSAATRFEEAKDAVAMGVAPVSDAMPAQLRAAVVEGSHAAFMNGVHTAVLVTGVLALVGAALAAFGLRGREDGNNATTGNDEKVPSPAAAPAAPVTDTSSAPAATASAAAAVRSSGGIPVSGRVIGAESASVPRAAVTLISLGGRQVGRVVAHPDGSYTVDAPGAGSYVLIASAEGYQPQASTVVVGDEPVSYDVLLSGTSGLVGRVRSADRKKPVVGAMVVAADVRGDVLAAGLTETDGTFSFAELMPGRLTLAVTSAGYRPVALPVEIASQGVTRTEVELSSGLPVQGVVQAAGRPLNDARVTLIDAAGNVVATATTGEDGGYAFTDLDGGEYTVMAAGYPPKATSLTVHGSGVQSHDIELSHPGA comes from the coding sequence ATGTCTGTCACCGCTGTTTCCACAGCGCCCATTTCCGTATCCGACCCCCACCCCCGCGGTCTTCGCGCCAACCCCTGGCTGACGCTGCTCGCCGTCGGGCTCGGCCTGTTCATGGTCGGCCTCGACGGCTCCGTCGTCTCGATCGCCAATGCCGAGATCGCCCGCGACCTGAACGCCACCACCGCGGAACTGCAGTGGGTCACCAACTCCTACCTGCTCGCCCTCGCCGCCGCCCTCATCCTCGGCGGCAAGCTCGGCGACCGCCTCGGGCGCCGTACGGTCTACCTCGTCGGCGTCGTCGGATTCACCGTCGCGTCCGTCGCGATCGGCCTCGCCGGCTCGATCGAGGGCGTCATCGCCTTCCGGGCCGTGCAGGGCCTCTTCGGTGCGATGCTCATGCCCAACACCCTCGCGTTGCTGCGGGCCGTGTTCCCGCCGAAGAAGTTCGGCATGGCGGTCGGCATCTGGGCGATGATCTCGTCCGTCTCCACCGCGCTCGGCCCGATCGTCGGCGGACTGCTCGTCGAGCATGTCAACTGGGAGTCCGTCTTCTACATCAACGCCCCCATCGGCGTCATCGCCCTCGTCTTCGGCCTCGTGGTGCTGCCGCAGTCCAGGAACGAGGCGGCCGCGAGCGAGAAGTTCGACGTGCCCGGCGTCGTACTGCTCGCGCTCGGACTGATCGCCGTCGTCTTCGGCGTCGTCAAGGGCGAGACATGGGGCTGGACTTCGGCCGGCACGCTCGGCGCGATCGTCGGCGGTGTCGTCGTCCTGGTCCTCTTCGGCTGGTACGAGACCCGCGTCGCGCACCCCCTTCTTCCCATGCGGCTGTTCCGCAACCCGGCCCTGACCATCGGTGCGTTCGTCACCGCGCTGAACTTCTTCGTCCTGCTCGGCTCGATCTTCTTCGTGATGCTGTACCTGCAGAACGTACGCGGCTTCACGCCCGTCGAGTCCGGTGTGCGCACCCTGCCGCTCAGCCTCGCCTCCATGGTGGCCTCGCCGCTCGGCGCGAAGCTCACCGAGAAGTTCGGCCCGCGCCTGACCATGCCGCTGGGGATGGTGCTCCAGGCCGGCGCCGCGTTCACGATGCTCGCGTGGAGCGCCGACTCGTCGTACGCCACCCTGTGGCCGCCGTTCGTCGCGCTCGGCCTCGGCGTCGGCATCGTGATGTCCGCGTCCTCCGACGCGATCGTCGGCAACGCCCCCGTCAGGGACGGTGGCATCGCCGGTGGCCTCCAGGCCACCTCGCTCCAGGTCGGCGGAGCGCTCGGCACATCGGTGCTCGTCTCCCTCATCAGCAGCCGCGTCGGCTCCACACTCACCGACTCACTGACCGACGCCGGCGTACCCCACTCGGCAGCCACTCGCTTCGAGGAGGCGAAGGACGCGGTCGCGATGGGCGTCGCCCCGGTCTCCGACGCGATGCCCGCACAGCTCAGGGCGGCCGTGGTGGAGGGCAGTCACGCCGCCTTCATGAACGGCGTCCACACCGCCGTCCTGGTCACCGGCGTCCTCGCCCTCGTGGGCGCCGCCCTCGCGGCGTTCGGCCTTCGAGGCCGGGAGGACGGGAACAACGCGACCACCGGGAACGACGAGAAGGTGCCGAGCCCGGCCGCTGCTCCGGCCGCGCCCGTCACAGACACTTCGTCCGCCCCGGCGGCGACCGCGAGTGCCGCTGCCGCGGTCCGGTCCTCCGGCGGCATCCCGGTCAGCGGCCGCGTCATCGGCGCCGAATCGGCATCCGTGCCGCGGGCAGCCGTCACCCTGATCTCGCTGGGCGGGCGGCAGGTGGGCCGCGTGGTGGCCCACCCGGACGGGTCGTACACGGTGGATGCGCCGGGCGCGGGCAGCTACGTGCTCATCGCCTCCGCCGAGGGCTACCAGCCGCAGGCCTCGACGGTGGTGGTCGGCGACGAGCCGGTCTCGTACGACGTCCTGCTCTCCGGCACCAGCGGTCTGGTCGGCAGGGTCAGGTCGGCCGACCGCAAGAAGCCGGTCGTCGGCGCCATGGTGGTCGCGGCCGACGTGCGCGGCGACGTGCTCGCCGCCGGGCTGACCGAGACGGACGGCACCTTCAGCTTCGCCGAACTGATGCCCGGCCGGCTGACCCTCGCGGTGACCTCGGCCGGCTACCGGCCGGTCGCGCTGCCCGTCGAGATCGCCTCGCAGGGTGTCACCAGGACCGAGGTCGAACTGTCCTCCGGCCTGCCGGTGCAAGGCGTGGTCCAAGCCGCGGGTAGGCCGCTGAACGACGCGCGGGTCACGCTCATCGACGCGGCCGGCAACGTGGTCGCCACCGCGACCACCGGCGAGGACGGCGGCTATGCCTTCACCGACCTGGACGGCGGCGAGTACACGGTCATGGCGGCCGGCTACCCGCCGAAGGCCACCAGTCTGACCGTGCACGGCTCGGGTGTGCAGAGCCACGACATCGAGCTCTCCCACCCGGGCGCGTGA
- a CDS encoding MarR family winged helix-turn-helix transcriptional regulator, with product MTGISEARLSQGVDHVAAGLVACLPTLNRYLKQSIDRQLPYPKLPERQLALLQYVAKHDGATVHKAAEALRMMPNNVSALVTRLTDAGLLERHQDDTDKRVAHLCVTAKARQRIGEVENIAAAQFAAALRTLTDGDRDALGSALGALEALTRRLRDHSA from the coding sequence GTGACCGGAATCAGTGAGGCTCGCCTGAGCCAGGGCGTCGACCATGTGGCCGCAGGCCTCGTGGCGTGCCTGCCCACGCTGAACCGGTACCTCAAGCAGAGCATCGACCGGCAACTTCCCTACCCCAAGCTCCCCGAGCGGCAGTTGGCCCTGCTTCAGTACGTCGCCAAGCACGACGGCGCGACCGTCCACAAGGCGGCCGAAGCACTGCGGATGATGCCGAACAACGTCAGCGCCCTGGTCACCCGCCTCACCGACGCGGGCCTGCTGGAACGGCACCAGGACGACACCGACAAGCGCGTCGCGCACCTGTGCGTCACCGCCAAGGCCCGTCAACGCATCGGCGAGGTCGAGAACATCGCGGCGGCGCAGTTCGCGGCGGCGCTGCGTACCCTCACCGACGGCGACCGCGACGCCCTCGGCTCGGCGCTCGGCGCCCTCGAGGCTCTCACCCGGCGCCTGCGCGACCACTCCGCCTGA
- a CDS encoding DM13 domain-containing protein — protein MGRVRKVLGRPLALGVLVMAVVGAGLGLYWFQPWKLWQDETVREALPEVAGTSTPPTTAPSQSASPASGPDTLASGELISHEHTTSGTVKLVRLSDGSHVVRLENLDTSNGPDLRVWLTDAQVLEGTAGWHVFDDGEYVSLGKLKGNKGSQNYTVPADVDPSRYTSVSIWCDRFDVSFGAARLART, from the coding sequence ATGGGACGCGTACGGAAGGTGCTGGGCAGGCCGTTGGCCCTCGGCGTACTGGTGATGGCGGTCGTCGGCGCCGGCCTTGGGCTGTACTGGTTCCAGCCGTGGAAGCTGTGGCAGGACGAGACGGTGCGGGAGGCGCTGCCCGAGGTCGCGGGGACGTCCACTCCTCCCACGACGGCGCCGTCCCAGTCGGCGTCCCCGGCATCCGGGCCGGACACGCTGGCGAGCGGCGAGTTGATCAGCCACGAGCACACGACCTCGGGCACGGTGAAGCTCGTACGGCTCTCCGACGGCTCCCACGTCGTACGGCTGGAGAACCTCGACACCAGCAACGGCCCCGACCTGCGTGTGTGGCTGACCGACGCGCAGGTGTTGGAGGGCACCGCCGGCTGGCACGTCTTCGACGACGGCGAGTACGTCAGCCTCGGCAAGCTCAAGGGCAACAAGGGCAGCCAGAACTACACCGTGCCCGCCGACGTCGACCCTTCCCGCTACACCAGCGTCAGCATCTGGTGCGACCGCTTCGACGTGTCCTTCGGCGCCGCCCGGCTCGCCCGCACCTGA
- a CDS encoding DoxX family protein, producing MFIAYVVLAVVLSLVLVLSAVPDITRDPKITEGLKALGVPDSWFLPLGLVKIAGALGLLAGIAYRPLGIAAAIGVVLYFLGAVITHVRGGDKKGSGTPAVIMLFAVAPLVLGFATL from the coding sequence GTGTTCATCGCCTATGTCGTCCTCGCTGTCGTGCTGTCCCTGGTGCTGGTCCTCTCTGCCGTTCCCGACATCACCCGCGACCCGAAGATCACAGAGGGGCTCAAGGCGCTCGGGGTGCCCGACAGCTGGTTCTTGCCGCTCGGTCTCGTCAAGATCGCGGGCGCGCTGGGGCTACTCGCCGGCATCGCCTACCGACCGTTGGGCATCGCGGCGGCGATCGGCGTCGTCCTGTACTTCCTGGGCGCCGTGATCACGCATGTCCGTGGAGGCGACAAGAAGGGGAGCGGCACCCCGGCCGTCATCATGCTCTTTGCCGTGGCGCCGCTGGTGCTGGGGTTCGCGACGCTCTGA
- a CDS encoding SMP-30/gluconolactonase/LRE family protein — MQQQRQHTARRSASSARRFVKRNVGIALAVTATAAVLVSAPSASAGTTPSYRGSVVTDVRTAAKFDYAAGEIPENITANPDGSVTLSMLGSCAVCERTHGPQLMRISASGERTVLVTGQVGEAISGNTRGSDGTVYYSVWAPGNAARNGVYTLRADGTPQRIAALPADAGPNGLAIDPAGRTLYIADSLKGIIWSVPVTGGTPAPWLTDTALAPVPTEALPIGANGLRFHNGALWASNFNKGTLLRIPVTTTGTPGPIRQVAGGLPNIDDLSFLTPRSDVVFAAQNGTSSNNGPDRILVIYPNGTYKPVLTSTDGLASPSATAVRGDQLYITDGGVPDPHDPKLQTARINFPALLAGAAH; from the coding sequence ATGCAGCAGCAACGCCAGCACACGGCCCGGCGCAGTGCATCGAGCGCACGGCGTTTTGTGAAGAGGAACGTCGGGATCGCGTTGGCGGTCACCGCGACGGCGGCCGTCCTGGTCTCGGCGCCGTCCGCGTCCGCGGGGACGACACCCTCGTATCGCGGATCCGTGGTCACCGACGTACGGACCGCGGCAAAGTTCGACTACGCCGCCGGCGAGATCCCCGAGAACATCACCGCCAACCCCGACGGCTCGGTGACCCTGTCCATGCTCGGCAGCTGCGCGGTGTGCGAGCGCACCCACGGGCCGCAGCTGATGCGCATCTCCGCGTCCGGAGAACGCACGGTGCTCGTCACCGGACAGGTGGGCGAAGCGATCAGCGGCAACACCCGCGGCAGTGACGGCACCGTCTACTACAGCGTGTGGGCCCCCGGCAACGCGGCCCGCAACGGCGTGTACACGCTGCGTGCGGACGGCACCCCTCAGCGCATCGCCGCGCTGCCCGCCGACGCGGGCCCCAACGGACTCGCCATCGACCCGGCCGGACGCACCCTCTACATCGCCGACAGCCTCAAGGGCATCATCTGGTCCGTTCCCGTCACGGGCGGAACGCCGGCCCCGTGGCTGACCGACACCGCCCTCGCACCGGTGCCCACCGAAGCCCTGCCGATCGGCGCCAACGGGCTCAGATTCCACAACGGCGCCCTGTGGGCCAGCAACTTCAACAAGGGCACCCTGCTGCGCATACCGGTCACCACCACCGGCACGCCCGGCCCCATCCGCCAGGTCGCCGGCGGCCTGCCCAACATCGACGACCTCAGCTTCCTCACCCCCCGCTCCGACGTGGTCTTCGCCGCGCAGAACGGCACCTCCTCGAACAACGGCCCGGACCGGATCCTGGTCATCTACCCCAACGGCACCTACAAGCCCGTCCTGACCAGCACGGACGGTCTCGCCTCACCCTCCGCCACCGCCGTTCGCGGCGACCAGCTGTACATCACCGACGGCGGGGTCCCCGACCCCCACGACCCGAAACTCCAGACCGCCAGGATCAACTTCCCCGCTCTCCTCGCAGGCGCGGCACACTGA